A section of the Eublepharis macularius isolate TG4126 chromosome 1, MPM_Emac_v1.0, whole genome shotgun sequence genome encodes:
- the TMEM200A gene encoding transmembrane protein 200A encodes MIATGGVITGLAALKRQDSARSQHHLNLTASPATEEQKPIKRRPRADVVIVRGKIRLYSPSGFFLVLGVLIAFLGIAMAILGYWPQKDPFLEPGDSLSLNETEVIEKEGGIIIRFFEQHLHSDKMKMLGPFTMGIGIFIFICANAMLHENRDKETKIIHMRDIYSTVIDIHTLRISEQKQLNGAYTGFVGEPEIKQSGSSCAARLAANTIAPFSGFASNFQVDSNTDEDEMSVSDRKNATHLLPPLLTERSGSVFGLYAHSGKGKEDRSTGSLKCETKSIVSSSINAFTLPVIKLNNCVIDEPSIDNISEDSASTRGQPRNLSMDSLAVPLADTNDHYKPACGLLPRSSLYGDSSPSQSKSAMTLGPSTGKLLSPGAARKQFGSNTSLHFLSAHSKSLDLDRGPSTLTVQVEQRKHPSWPRLDRNNSKGYMKLENKEDPMDRLLVPPASVKKDFTNKEKLLMISRSHNNLSFEHDEFLSNNLKRGTSETRF; translated from the coding sequence ATGATAGCAACTGGTGGAGTTATCACAGGACTGGCTGCCTTGAAGAGGCAAGACTCTGCCAGATCTCAGCATCATCTAAATCTAACAGCGTCGCCAGCCACTGAAGAGCAAAAGCCAATCAAGCGCCGACCCCGGGCAGATGTAGTCATCGTCCGAGGCAAAATCCGACTTTATTCCCCATCAGGATTTTTCCTGGTTCTCGGTGTGCTCATTGCATTCCTGGGGATTGCTATGGCAATCCTTGGATACTGGCCCCAAAAGGACCCTTTTCTAGAGCCTGGAGACAGCCTGTCGCTAAATGAGACCGAAGTTatagaaaaggaaggaggaattATCATTCGTTTCTTTGAACAGCATTTACATTCTGATAAGATGAAAATGCTGGGGCCTTTCACTATGGGAATTggaatctttatttttatttgtgccAATGCTATGCTCCATGAAAACCGTGACAAGGAGACAAAAATCATACACATGAGAGACATCTATTCTACTGTCATTGATATACATACCCTGAGGATCAGTGAACAAAAGCAGCTGAATGGAGCTTACACGGGCTTTGTGGGGGAGCCTGAAATCAAGCAGAGTGGAAGCTCCTGTGCAGCACGGCTGGCAGCCAATACAATTGCACCTTTTTCAGGCTTTGCAAGCAACTTTCAAGTGGACAGCAATACTGACGAAGATGAAATGTCTGTGAGTGACAGAAAAAATGCCACTCATCTTTTACCACCTTTGCTGACTGAGCGCTCTGGTTCAGTCTTTGGCCTCTATGCTCACtctgggaaaggaaaggaggataGGAGCACTGGCTCTCTAAAATGTGAAACAAAGTCCATTGTGTCATCCTCCATTAATGCTTTTACATTACCAGTAATCAAACTAAATAACTGTGTGATTGATGAACCCAGTATAGACAATATTTCTGAGGACTCTGCAAGCACCAGAGGCCAGCCTAGAAATTTATCTATGGACTCTCTAGCTGTTCCGTTAGCTGATACCAATGACCATTACAAACCTGCTTGTGGACTGCTACCAAGAAGCAGTTTATATGGTGACTCTTCACCCAGTCAGTCCAAATCTGCTATGACTCTTGGACCAAGCACTGGAAAGCTTTTGTCACCTGGTGCAGCCAGAAAGCAGTTTGGATCAAACACCTCTTTGCATTTTTTGTCTGCACATTCAAAATCCCTAGACTTAGACAGGGGACCTTCAACCCTCACTGTCCAAGTTGAACAAAGAAAACATCCAAGTTGGCCAAGACTGGATCGGAACAACAGTAAAGGTTATATGAAACTAGAAAACAAGGAGGACCCAATGGACAGGCTGCTTGTACCACCAGCCTCAGTCAAGAAGGACTTCACTAATAAAGAAAAGCTTCTTATGATTTCCAGATCTCATAATAATCTAAGTTTTGAACATGATGAGTTTTTGAGTAACAATCTAAAGCGTGGAACCTCTGAGACAAGGTTTTGA